From a region of the Pseudomonas fulva 12-X genome:
- a CDS encoding PilT/PilU family type 4a pilus ATPase, which produces MEFEKLLRLMVEKGGSDLFITAGVPPSMKVNGKIMPVTKTPLSPEMTRETVHGVMNEQQRREFAENHECNFAISARGIGRFRVSAFYQRNLAGMVLRRIETNIPTLDDLKLPEILKKLALTKRGLVLFVGATGTGKSTSLAAMIGYRNKNSSGHIISIEDPIEYIHQHQNCIVTQREVGIDTDSFEVALKNTLRQAPDVILIGEVRTRETMDHAVAFAETGHLCLATLHANNANQALDRIINFFPADRQNQVWMDLSLNLKAIVAQQLIPTPDGKGRRAVIEVLINTPLAADLIRKGEVHELKGLMKRSTEHGMQTFDQALYNLYSQGEITYEDALLYADSANDLRLMIKLGSETDGEHLTSMSQGLALEISDEDQGRRFR; this is translated from the coding sequence ATGGAATTCGAAAAACTGTTGCGTCTGATGGTCGAGAAGGGCGGCTCCGATCTGTTCATCACCGCTGGCGTGCCGCCGTCGATGAAGGTCAATGGCAAGATCATGCCCGTGACCAAGACCCCGCTGTCGCCGGAGATGACCCGTGAAACCGTGCACGGGGTGATGAACGAGCAGCAACGCCGGGAGTTCGCCGAAAACCACGAGTGCAACTTCGCGATCAGCGCCCGTGGCATCGGCCGTTTCCGGGTCAGTGCCTTCTACCAGCGCAACCTGGCTGGCATGGTGCTGCGCCGCATCGAAACCAACATCCCGACGCTGGACGACCTCAAGCTGCCGGAAATCCTCAAGAAGCTGGCGCTGACCAAACGCGGCCTGGTGCTGTTCGTCGGCGCCACCGGCACCGGCAAGTCCACCTCCCTGGCGGCGATGATCGGCTACCGCAACAAGAACAGCAGCGGCCACATCATCTCCATCGAAGACCCGATCGAGTACATCCACCAGCACCAGAACTGCATCGTCACCCAGCGCGAAGTGGGCATCGACACTGATTCTTTCGAGGTCGCGCTGAAGAACACCCTGCGCCAGGCGCCGGACGTGATCCTCATCGGTGAGGTGCGTACCCGCGAGACCATGGACCACGCCGTGGCCTTCGCCGAAACCGGCCACCTGTGCCTGGCCACCCTGCACGCCAACAACGCCAACCAGGCGCTGGACCGGATCATCAACTTCTTCCCGGCGGACCGGCAGAACCAGGTGTGGATGGACCTGTCGCTGAACCTCAAGGCCATCGTCGCCCAGCAACTGATCCCCACGCCCGACGGCAAGGGCCGCCGCGCCGTGATCGAGGTGCTGATCAACACCCCGCTGGCCGCCGACCTGATCCGCAAGGGTGAGGTGCACGAGCTCAAGGGCCTGATGAAGCGCTCCACCGAGCACGGCATGCAGACCTTCGACCAGGCGCTTTACAACCTCTACAGCCAGGGCGAGATCACCTACGAAGATGCCCTGCTGTACGCTGACTCGGCCAACGACCTGCGTCTGATGATCAAGCTCGGCTCGGAAACCGACGGCGAACACCTGACCAGCATGTCCCAGGGTCTGGCCTTGGAGATCAGCGACGAAGATCAGGGGCGGCGGTTTCGTTAA
- a CDS encoding TIGR03915 family putative DNA repair protein: MHAVHFDGSFAGWRDAARAQLRQGMAPHQLSWVQDSQENHDLFGHLDKPQTAVAADRPVRVPRALIEQLESAARFRCAQRWALLYRILWRVANGDQAAMLAGDIDGSELHARLKAVRREAHHLHAFLRFKPRDASAGGPELVAWHEPAHDILASASGHFAERLGRQTWLIATPDDGVYWDGEKLHHAKPCPPEWQQLAQGTDDRNEAMWLAYYGSTFNPARLNRSVLETNMPVRFWRNLPEGPLIPRLMSQARAGAQVDGQAEAVAARPGKRIQADAEKVLPVRQ, translated from the coding sequence ATGCACGCGGTGCATTTCGACGGCAGTTTCGCCGGCTGGCGGGATGCTGCCCGAGCGCAACTGCGCCAAGGCATGGCGCCGCATCAACTGAGCTGGGTGCAGGACAGCCAGGAAAATCACGACCTCTTTGGCCACCTGGACAAGCCACAAACCGCCGTGGCGGCTGATCGTCCGGTACGCGTGCCGCGCGCCCTGATCGAACAACTGGAAAGCGCCGCTCGCTTTCGCTGCGCCCAGCGCTGGGCACTGCTGTACCGCATCCTCTGGCGCGTCGCCAATGGCGATCAGGCCGCCATGCTGGCCGGCGATATCGACGGCAGCGAACTGCACGCCCGCCTCAAGGCGGTTCGCCGCGAAGCGCATCACCTACACGCCTTCCTGCGCTTCAAACCGCGGGACGCCAGCGCCGGCGGACCGGAGCTGGTGGCCTGGCACGAGCCGGCCCACGACATTCTCGCCAGCGCCTCGGGCCATTTCGCCGAACGCCTCGGCCGCCAGACCTGGCTAATCGCTACACCGGATGACGGCGTGTACTGGGATGGCGAGAAGCTGCATCACGCCAAGCCCTGCCCGCCTGAATGGCAACAATTGGCCCAGGGCACCGACGACCGCAACGAAGCGATGTGGCTGGCCTACTACGGCAGTACCTTCAACCCGGCACGCCTCAATCGAAGCGTTCTGGAAACCAATATGCCGGTGCGCTTCTGGCGCAACCTGCCCGAAGGCCCACTGATTCCCCGTTTGATGAGCCAGGCTAGAGCAGGCGCCCAGGTCGATGGCCAGGCTGAGGCAGTCGCCGCTCGGCCGGGCAAACGCATTCAGGCGGATGCGGAGAAAGTGCTGCCTGTGCGGCAGTGA
- a CDS encoding putative DNA modification/repair radical SAM protein yields the protein MELIEKLTVLADAAKYDVSCASSGAPKRSSKGQSGMGATDGMGICHSFTPDGRCVALLKILLTNFCLYDCQYCVNRRSSDVPRARFTPEEVVTLTLDFYRRNCISGLFLSSGIIRSADYTMEQLNRVAKLLREEHEFRGYIHLKTIPDASPELIAEAGRYADRLSVNIELPTESSLIRLAPEKSVAPIKQAMGTIRNGVEEADSEKRAPAFAPAGQSTQMIVGADATDDSTILHTAQSLYGDFRLKRVYYSAFSPIPQSPKSVPFEAPPLLREHRLYQADFLMRGYGFKATELLDGPGNLALDIDPKLAWALNNRQLFPVDLNRADVTLIARIPGIGVLSAQRLVALRRQKRIRFEDVGRLRCVLEKAKPFIVTQDYRPAQATRESLVLRQQLSEAPQQMGLW from the coding sequence ATGGAATTGATCGAAAAGCTCACGGTACTCGCCGACGCCGCCAAATACGATGTTTCGTGCGCCAGCAGCGGCGCGCCCAAACGCAGCTCGAAAGGCCAGAGCGGCATGGGCGCTACCGACGGCATGGGCATCTGCCACAGCTTCACCCCCGATGGCCGCTGCGTGGCGCTGCTGAAGATCCTGCTGACCAATTTCTGCCTGTACGACTGCCAGTACTGTGTCAATCGTCGCTCCAGCGACGTACCCCGCGCGCGCTTCACGCCCGAGGAAGTGGTCACCCTGACCCTGGATTTCTACCGCCGCAACTGCATCAGCGGGCTGTTCCTGAGCTCCGGCATCATCCGCTCGGCGGACTACACCATGGAGCAGCTCAACCGGGTCGCCAAGCTGCTGCGTGAGGAGCACGAGTTTCGTGGCTACATCCACCTCAAGACCATTCCCGACGCGTCGCCGGAGCTGATCGCCGAAGCCGGTCGCTACGCCGACCGCCTCAGCGTGAACATCGAACTGCCCACCGAAAGCAGCCTGATCCGCCTGGCGCCGGAAAAGAGCGTGGCGCCGATCAAGCAGGCCATGGGCACCATCCGCAATGGCGTCGAAGAGGCCGACAGCGAGAAACGCGCGCCCGCCTTTGCGCCTGCCGGGCAGAGCACGCAGATGATCGTCGGCGCCGACGCCACCGACGACAGCACCATCCTGCACACCGCCCAGTCGCTGTATGGCGATTTTCGCCTCAAGCGCGTCTATTACTCGGCCTTCAGCCCGATTCCGCAAAGCCCCAAGAGCGTCCCCTTCGAGGCGCCGCCGCTGCTACGCGAGCACCGCTTGTATCAGGCGGACTTCCTGATGCGCGGCTACGGCTTCAAGGCCACGGAGTTGCTCGACGGCCCCGGCAACCTAGCGCTGGATATCGACCCAAAACTGGCCTGGGCACTGAACAATCGTCAGCTCTTTCCCGTCGACCTCAACCGCGCGGACGTCACCCTGATCGCCCGCATCCCCGGCATCGGTGTGCTCAGCGCCCAGCGCCTGGTGGCCCTGCGCAGGCAGAAGCGCATCCGCTTCGAAGATGTGGGGCGTTTGCGCTGCGTGCTGGAAAAGGCCAAGCCCTTTATCGTCACCCAGGACTACCGCCCGGCTCAGGCGACCCGCGAATCCCTGGTACTGCGCCAGCAATTGAGCGAAGCGCCGCAACAGATGGGGCTGTGGTGA
- a CDS encoding NINE protein: MQRPDTHSKIIGYLLWIFGFLGAHRFYYGKPVTGTIWFFTLGLLFIGWIIDLFLIPAMDREADLRFTAGRIDYNVAWILLTFLGIFGVHRMYQGKWITGILYLLTGGLFLVGVLYDLWTLNNQVSIENARNG; the protein is encoded by the coding sequence ATGCAGCGTCCTGACACCCACAGCAAGATCATCGGCTACCTGCTGTGGATCTTTGGCTTCCTCGGTGCGCACCGCTTCTATTACGGCAAGCCGGTGACCGGCACCATCTGGTTTTTCACCCTGGGCCTGCTGTTCATCGGCTGGATCATCGATCTGTTCCTGATTCCGGCGATGGATCGGGAGGCGGACCTGCGCTTCACGGCCGGGCGCATCGACTACAACGTCGCCTGGATCCTGCTCACGTTCCTGGGCATTTTCGGCGTGCACCGCATGTACCAAGGCAAGTGGATCACCGGGATTCTTTATCTGCTGACCGGCGGACTGTTTCTGGTCGGCGTGCTGTACGACCTGTGGACGCTGAACAATCAGGTGTCGATTGAGAATGCGCGTAACGGATAA
- a CDS encoding dihydroorotase, with product MRTRILGARVIDPSSGFDQVADLYIEGGKLSAVGQAPAGFEADQTLDANGLVAAPGLVDLSVALREPGYSRKGNIASETLAAAAGGVTSLCCPPITKPVLDTSAVAELILDRAREAGHAKVFPIGALSKGLDGEQLAELVALRDAGCVAFGNGLNNFRNARTLRRALEYAATFDLTVIFHSQDHDLAEGGLAHEGATASFLGLSGIPETAETVALARDLLLVEQSGVRAHFSQLTSARGAQLIADAQARGLPVTADVALYQLILTDEALIDFSSLYHVQPPLRTRADRDGLREAVKSGVISAISSHHQPHELDAKLAPFGETEPGISGVQLLLPLAMTLAQDGLLDLPTLLARLSSGPAQALRLPVGQLKQGDAADILLFDPQASTVAGESWHSKGRNSPFLGHCLPSQVRYTLVDGHISFQG from the coding sequence ATGCGTACCCGTATCCTCGGCGCCCGCGTCATCGACCCGAGCAGCGGCTTCGATCAGGTCGCCGACCTGTATATAGAAGGCGGCAAGCTGAGCGCCGTCGGCCAGGCGCCGGCCGGCTTCGAAGCCGACCAGACCCTGGACGCCAACGGCCTGGTCGCCGCACCCGGCCTGGTCGACCTGTCTGTCGCCCTGCGCGAGCCCGGCTACAGCCGCAAGGGCAACATCGCCAGCGAAACCCTGGCCGCTGCCGCTGGCGGCGTCACCAGCCTGTGCTGCCCGCCGATCACCAAGCCGGTGCTGGACACTTCGGCGGTGGCCGAACTGATCCTCGACCGCGCCCGCGAAGCCGGCCACGCCAAGGTGTTTCCCATCGGCGCCCTGAGCAAAGGGCTCGATGGCGAGCAGCTCGCCGAGCTGGTCGCCCTGCGCGATGCCGGCTGCGTGGCGTTCGGCAACGGCTTGAACAATTTCCGCAACGCGCGCACCCTGCGCCGCGCCCTGGAATACGCCGCCACCTTCGACCTCACGGTGATCTTCCACTCCCAGGATCATGACCTCGCCGAAGGCGGTCTGGCCCACGAGGGTGCCACTGCCAGCTTCCTCGGCCTGTCGGGGATTCCGGAAACCGCCGAAACCGTGGCCCTGGCTCGCGACCTGTTGCTGGTCGAGCAGAGCGGCGTGCGCGCGCATTTCAGCCAGCTGACCAGCGCCCGCGGCGCGCAGCTGATCGCCGATGCCCAGGCTCGCGGCCTGCCGGTGACCGCCGATGTGGCGCTGTACCAGCTGATTCTCACCGACGAGGCGCTGATCGACTTTTCCAGCCTCTATCACGTGCAACCGCCACTGCGCACCCGCGCCGACCGCGACGGCCTGCGCGAGGCGGTGAAGAGCGGCGTGATCAGCGCCATCTCCAGCCATCACCAACCCCACGAACTGGACGCCAAGCTGGCACCGTTTGGCGAGACCGAGCCCGGCATCAGCGGCGTGCAGCTGCTGCTGCCACTGGCCATGACGCTGGCGCAGGACGGCTTGCTGGACCTGCCCACCCTGCTCGCCCGCCTGAGCAGCGGCCCGGCGCAGGCACTACGCCTGCCGGTCGGCCAACTCAAGCAGGGCGATGCGGCGGATATCCTGCTGTTCGATCCGCAAGCCTCTACCGTGGCCGGCGAAAGCTGGCACTCGAAGGGCCGCAACAGCCCCTTCCTCGGCCACTGCCTGCCCAGCCAGGTGCGCTACACCCTGGTGGATGGGCATATCAGCTTCCAAGGCTGA
- a CDS encoding aspartate carbamoyltransferase catalytic subunit, whose amino-acid sequence MTALDAKRPLQLNDQGQLRHFLSLDGLPRELLTEILDTADSFLEVGARAVKKVPLLRGKTVCNVFFENSTRTRTTFELAAQRLSADVISLNVSTSSTSKGETLFDTLRNLEAMAADIFVVRHAGSGAAHFIAEHVCPNLAIINGGDGRHAHPTQGMLDMLTIRRHKGSFENLSVAIVGDILHSRVARSNMLALKTLGCPDIRVIAPKTLLPIGLEESYGVRVFSDANEGLKDVDVVIMLRLQRERMTGGLLPSEGEFYRLFGLTEQRLKLAKPDALVMHPGPINRGVEIESAVADGPQSVILNQVTYGIAIRMAVLSMAMSGQNAQRQLNAEEHN is encoded by the coding sequence ATGACCGCACTCGATGCCAAGCGCCCCCTGCAACTGAACGACCAAGGCCAGTTGCGCCATTTCCTGTCCCTCGATGGCCTGCCCCGCGAGTTGCTGACGGAAATCCTCGACACCGCCGACTCCTTCCTCGAAGTCGGTGCCCGCGCCGTGAAGAAGGTTCCGCTGCTGCGCGGCAAGACGGTGTGCAACGTGTTCTTCGAGAACTCCACGCGCACCCGCACCACCTTCGAGCTAGCCGCCCAACGCCTGTCCGCCGACGTGATCAGCCTGAACGTGTCGACCAGCTCGACCAGCAAGGGCGAGACGCTGTTCGACACCCTGCGCAACCTCGAAGCCATGGCCGCCGACATCTTCGTGGTGCGCCATGCCGGCTCCGGCGCCGCGCACTTCATCGCCGAACACGTGTGCCCGAACCTGGCGATCATCAACGGTGGCGACGGCCGCCACGCGCACCCGACCCAGGGCATGCTCGACATGCTGACCATCCGCCGCCACAAGGGCAGCTTCGAGAATCTCTCGGTGGCCATCGTCGGCGACATCCTGCATTCGCGGGTGGCGCGCTCCAACATGCTGGCGCTCAAGACCCTCGGCTGCCCCGACATCCGCGTGATCGCGCCGAAGACCCTGCTGCCCATCGGCCTGGAAGAAAGCTACGGCGTGCGCGTGTTCAGCGATGCCAATGAAGGCCTCAAAGATGTCGACGTGGTGATCATGCTGCGCCTGCAGCGCGAGCGCATGACCGGCGGCCTGTTGCCCAGCGAGGGCGAGTTCTACCGCCTGTTCGGCCTGACCGAGCAGCGCCTCAAGCTGGCCAAGCCCGATGCCCTGGTCATGCACCCGGGGCCGATCAACCGCGGCGTGGAGATCGAGTCGGCGGTGGCCGACGGCCCGCAGTCGGTGATTCTCAACCAGGTCACCTACGGCATCGCCATCCGCATGGCCGTGCTGTCCATGGCCATGAGCGGCCAGAACGCCCAACGCCAACTCAACGCTGAGGAGCACAACTGA
- the pyrR gene encoding bifunctional pyr operon transcriptional regulator/uracil phosphoribosyltransferase PyrR, giving the protein MSLPNPAELLPQMATSLSNHLSRRQISTPRFIGIRTGGVWVAQALLEQLGRDEPLGVLDVSFYRDDFTQNGLHPQVQPSELPFEIEGQHLVLIDDVLMSGRTIRAALNELFDYGRPASVTLVSLLDLDARELPIRPDVVGATLSLAADQRVKLSGPAPFTLELQTLSDQGRPQ; this is encoded by the coding sequence ATGAGCCTACCCAACCCCGCCGAACTGCTGCCGCAGATGGCGACCTCGCTGAGCAACCACCTGAGCCGGCGGCAGATCAGCACGCCGCGCTTCATCGGCATCCGCACCGGCGGCGTGTGGGTGGCCCAGGCGCTGCTCGAGCAACTAGGCCGCGACGAGCCGCTGGGCGTGCTCGACGTATCTTTCTACCGCGACGACTTCACCCAGAACGGCCTGCACCCGCAGGTGCAACCGTCCGAGCTGCCGTTCGAGATCGAAGGTCAGCACCTGGTGCTGATCGACGACGTGCTGATGAGCGGGCGCACCATCCGCGCCGCGCTGAACGAGCTGTTCGACTACGGCCGCCCTGCCAGCGTGACCCTGGTCAGTTTGCTCGACCTGGACGCCCGCGAGCTGCCGATCCGCCCCGACGTGGTCGGCGCGACGCTGTCGCTGGCGGCCGATCAACGGGTAAAATTGTCCGGCCCCGCGCCTTTCACCCTCGAACTTCAGACGCTTTCCGACCAAGGCCGTCCGCAATGA
- the ruvX gene encoding Holliday junction resolvase RuvX, translated as MAEVDKQSLRLLLGFDYGTKQIGVAVGQPITGSARELCILKAQNGVPDWQKVEALIKEWQPDAIVVGLPLNMDGTPSDMSERAEKFARRLNGRFNLPVFTHDERLTTYAAKGERLQQGQTGGYRQRPVDALAAALLLQGWLEENCLG; from the coding sequence ATGGCCGAGGTCGATAAACAATCCCTGCGCCTGCTGCTCGGCTTCGATTACGGCACCAAGCAGATCGGCGTCGCCGTCGGCCAGCCGATCACCGGCTCGGCCCGCGAGCTGTGCATCCTCAAGGCGCAGAACGGCGTGCCGGACTGGCAGAAGGTCGAGGCGCTGATCAAGGAATGGCAGCCCGATGCCATCGTTGTCGGCCTGCCGCTGAATATGGATGGCACGCCAAGCGACATGAGCGAGCGTGCCGAGAAGTTCGCCCGCCGCCTCAACGGCCGCTTCAATCTGCCAGTCTTCACCCACGACGAACGCCTGACCACCTACGCCGCCAAGGGCGAGCGCCTGCAGCAGGGCCAGACCGGTGGCTACCGCCAGCGCCCGGTCGACGCCCTGGCCGCCGCTCTGCTGCTGCAGGGCTGGCTGGAAGAAAACTGCCTGGGCTGA
- a CDS encoding YqgE/AlgH family protein, with protein MKDASPSILKHHFLIAMPHMDDPNFAHTVIYLIDHNDQGAMGLVINRPNGLNLADVLEQLRPESTPSVLCQSLPIFSGGPVQTDRGFVLHPKGQHFQATVELGDLSLSTSQDVLFAIAEGSGPANHLIALGYAGWGAGQLEAELADNAWLTCPANQAILFETPYDQRLGAAAALLGINLNLLTAQAGHA; from the coding sequence ATGAAAGACGCCAGCCCGAGCATTCTCAAACACCACTTTCTGATCGCCATGCCGCACATGGACGATCCGAATTTCGCACACACCGTGATCTACCTCATCGATCACAACGACCAGGGCGCCATGGGCCTGGTGATCAACCGCCCCAATGGCCTGAACCTGGCCGACGTGCTCGAACAGCTGCGCCCGGAAAGTACACCCTCGGTGCTGTGCCAGAGCCTGCCGATCTTCAGCGGCGGCCCGGTACAGACCGACCGCGGCTTCGTGCTGCATCCCAAAGGCCAACACTTCCAGGCCACCGTGGAGCTCGGCGACCTCAGCCTGTCGACCTCCCAGGACGTACTGTTCGCCATCGCCGAAGGTAGCGGCCCGGCTAATCACCTGATCGCCCTCGGCTACGCCGGCTGGGGCGCCGGTCAGTTGGAGGCCGAGCTGGCCGATAACGCCTGGCTGACCTGCCCGGCGAACCAGGCGATTCTGTTCGAAACGCCCTACGACCAGCGCCTCGGCGCCGCCGCCGCGCTGCTCGGCATCAACCTCAATCTGCTAACTGCCCAGGCGGGCCATGCCTGA
- a CDS encoding energy transducer TonB has translation MNATATPPDLTPSGVRPADRLGFTLFLAAVLHAALILGVGFTFAEPGQISKTLEITLSTFKSDEKPKEADFLAQDNQQGSGTLEKKAAPTTTEQAPFQDTEVRKVTPAAAPPPPAVKPEAPKAAVTTRAPQQQKAPAKREETKPTPPSQEAPSFDSAQLSAEIASLEAELSDQVQQYAKRPKIHRLNAASTMRDKGAWYKDEWRKKVERIGNLNYPDDARRRQIHGSLRLLVSINRDGSLYEVMVLESSGEQVLDQAAMRIVRLAAPYAPFTGDLADIDRLEIIRTWRFERGDRLSSN, from the coding sequence ATGAACGCGACAGCCACCCCACCCGATCTCACCCCCTCCGGCGTTCGCCCGGCGGATCGGCTGGGGTTCACCCTGTTTCTGGCGGCGGTGCTGCATGCAGCGCTGATTCTCGGCGTGGGGTTCACCTTCGCCGAGCCCGGGCAGATCAGCAAAACCCTGGAAATCACCCTGTCCACCTTCAAGAGCGATGAAAAGCCCAAGGAGGCGGACTTCCTCGCCCAGGACAATCAGCAGGGCAGCGGCACCCTGGAGAAGAAGGCAGCGCCGACCACCACCGAACAGGCGCCCTTCCAGGACACCGAAGTACGCAAGGTGACGCCCGCCGCCGCGCCGCCTCCGCCTGCCGTGAAGCCCGAAGCGCCGAAAGCCGCGGTCACCACCCGCGCCCCGCAGCAGCAGAAGGCCCCGGCCAAGCGCGAGGAAACCAAACCGACGCCACCAAGCCAGGAGGCGCCGTCCTTCGACAGCGCTCAGCTGTCCGCCGAGATCGCCAGCCTGGAAGCCGAGCTGTCCGACCAGGTGCAGCAGTACGCCAAGCGCCCGAAGATCCACCGCCTCAACGCCGCCTCGACCATGCGCGACAAGGGCGCCTGGTACAAGGATGAATGGCGCAAGAAGGTCGAGCGTATTGGCAACCTCAACTACCCGGACGACGCCCGCCGTCGGCAGATCCACGGCAGCCTGCGCCTGCTGGTGTCGATCAACCGTGACGGCAGCCTGTACGAGGTGATGGTGCTGGAATCCTCCGGTGAGCAGGTGCTCGACCAGGCCGCCATGCGCATCGTGCGCCTGGCCGCGCCCTACGCGCCGTTCACCGGCGATCTGGCCGACATCGACCGCCTGGAGATCATCCGCACCTGGCGCTTCGAGCGCGGCGACCGCCTGTCGAGCAACTGA
- the gshB gene encoding glutathione synthase has product MSVRLGIVMDPIAQISYKKDSSLAMLLAAQARGWSLFYMEQKDLYQAAGVARGRTRPLKVFADPQHWFEFGDEQDMPLTELDVILMRKDPPFDNEFVYSTYLLEQAEEAGTLVVNRPQSLRDCNEKFFATRFPQFTPETLVSRRPDILRDFARQHRDIILKPLDGMGGSMIFRHREGDPNLSVILEALTAHGSQQIMAQRYLPAIVDGDKRILMIDGEPVPYCLARIPASGETRGNLAAGGRGEARPLTERDREIAAAVGPSLRERGLLFVGLDVIGDRLTEINVTSPTCIREIDAAFDTRIGERLMDKIAEKLNARSAS; this is encoded by the coding sequence ATGAGCGTTCGCCTCGGCATCGTCATGGATCCCATCGCGCAGATTTCCTACAAGAAGGACAGCTCGCTGGCCATGCTTCTGGCGGCCCAGGCGCGTGGCTGGAGCCTCTTCTATATGGAGCAGAAGGACCTCTACCAGGCCGCCGGTGTCGCTCGCGGCCGCACGCGCCCGCTCAAGGTGTTCGCCGATCCCCAGCACTGGTTCGAATTCGGTGACGAGCAGGACATGCCCCTGACCGAACTCGACGTGATCCTGATGCGCAAGGATCCGCCCTTCGATAACGAATTCGTCTATTCAACCTACCTGCTCGAACAGGCCGAGGAAGCCGGCACCCTGGTGGTCAACCGACCGCAAAGCCTGCGCGACTGCAACGAGAAGTTCTTCGCCACCCGTTTTCCGCAATTCACGCCGGAAACGCTGGTCAGCCGCAGACCCGACATTCTGCGTGATTTCGCGAGGCAGCACCGTGACATCATTCTCAAACCCCTCGATGGAATGGGCGGATCGATGATCTTTCGTCACCGCGAGGGCGACCCGAACCTGTCGGTGATTCTCGAAGCCCTGACCGCCCACGGCAGCCAGCAGATCATGGCGCAGCGTTACCTGCCCGCCATCGTCGACGGCGACAAGCGTATTCTGATGATAGACGGTGAACCGGTGCCGTACTGCCTGGCACGCATTCCGGCCAGCGGCGAGACCCGTGGCAACCTGGCTGCCGGCGGTCGCGGCGAAGCCCGCCCGCTGACCGAGCGCGACCGCGAAATCGCCGCCGCCGTCGGCCCGAGCCTGCGCGAGCGCGGCCTGCTGTTCGTCGGCCTGGACGTGATCGGCGACCGCCTCACCGAGATCAACGTCACCAGCCCGACCTGCATTCGCGAGATCGATGCGGCCTTCGATACACGCATCGGCGAGCGCCTGATGGACAAGATCGCCGAAAAGCTCAATGCGCGGAGTGCTTCATAG
- the pilG gene encoding twitching motility response regulator PilG — translation MEQHSEGLRVMVIDDSKTIRRTAETLLKKVGCDVITAVDGFDALAKIADTHPSIIFVDIMMPRLDGYQTCALIKNNSAFKSTPVIMLSSKDGLFDKAKGRIVGSDQYLTKPFSKEELLGAIKAHVPEFSPVEQAS, via the coding sequence ATGGAACAGCATTCGGAAGGCTTGAGGGTGATGGTGATCGACGACTCGAAGACGATTCGTCGTACAGCGGAAACCCTGCTGAAAAAGGTGGGCTGTGATGTGATCACCGCAGTGGACGGTTTCGACGCCCTGGCGAAGATTGCCGACACCCACCCGAGCATCATCTTCGTCGACATCATGATGCCGCGTCTGGATGGCTATCAGACCTGCGCGTTGATCAAGAACAACAGTGCCTTCAAATCCACCCCCGTTATCATGCTGTCGTCCAAGGACGGCCTGTTCGACAAGGCCAAGGGGCGCATCGTCGGTTCTGATCAATACCTGACCAAGCCATTCAGCAAGGAAGAGCTGCTCGGCGCGATCAAGGCCCACGTCCCGGAGTTCTCTCCGGTCGAACAAGCGTCCTGA
- the pilH gene encoding twitching motility response regulator PilH, whose amino-acid sequence MARILIVDDSPTEMYKLTAMLEKHGHQVLKAENGADGVALARQEKPDVVLMDIVMPGLNGFQATRQLTKDAETSHIPVIIVTTKDQETDKVWGKRQGAKDYLTKPVDEATLLKTLNAVLAG is encoded by the coding sequence ATGGCTCGAATTCTGATTGTTGATGACTCGCCGACCGAAATGTACAAGCTGACCGCCATGCTGGAAAAACATGGTCATCAGGTACTCAAGGCCGAAAACGGCGCCGACGGCGTCGCCCTGGCACGCCAGGAAAAACCCGATGTGGTGCTGATGGACATCGTCATGCCCGGGCTCAATGGCTTCCAGGCCACCCGACAGCTGACCAAGGATGCCGAAACCAGCCACATCCCGGTGATCATCGTGACCACCAAGGATCAGGAAACCGACAAGGTCTGGGGCAAGCGCCAGGGCGCCAAGGACTACCTGACCAAACCGGTGGACGAAGCTACGCTGCTGAAAACACTGAACGCGGTGCTGGCCGGCTGA